GGTCAGAAACAGGTGTGGTTCCTGTTGAAGCTGGTTTGCGAGGAAACCGAGGTCTGCCTGTCGCGCAGCAAGAAGCCGGAGTTCGAAGATTGGCAGTGGGTTCACTACTGGCAACCGGTAGAGCAGGTGATCGAATTCAAACGCGATGTGTATCACAGGGCGCTGGAGGAACTGGAGCCCTTTCTTGAGCATATATAAATGATAAATCACTTCTGCGGGCTGGGCAGGGTTGCCCGCATTCTGGCAATCGCGCTGATGCCTGTTTTGCTGGCAGGGTTGAACGCTTGCTCGGATTCCAACAAGGGTAAAACCCGCGCCGATGGCAAGCCGCACCTGGTCGAGGTGTCGGCGGCCCGGTTTGAGCGTCTTGGTCAGACGGCGGAGCGCACCGGCAGCCTTCGCGCCCTGCAAAGTGCCAAACTGTTTAACCAGGAAGAAGGGCGGGTTACCGAAGTCCGCGTCCGCGAAGGCGACGTGGTCCAGCGCAACGACATCCTGGCGACTCTCGATGACCGGCTGCTCAGCGCCGAGTACAACAAGGCCGACGCCGGCCTGCGCCAGGCACGGCAGGACCTCCATCGACTGGAGCAGCTCAAGGAGAAACAGCTGGTTTCGGAAGAGGCGTTGAGCCGGGCACGAACCGCTTTCGATGTCGCATCAGCCGAGTACAAGGTGCTGAAAACACGGCTTGACTACACCCGGGTACGTGCGCCGTTTGACGGTACCATAGCCCAGAGGCTGGTGGAGCCGGGTGATGTGGCGCCCAAGCATACGCACATGCTGACACTGGTTGATCCTTCATTGTTGATCACCGATGTGCCGGTATCCGAGCTGGAGCTGCCCTCGGTCAGCGTTGGCGGGAACGCCTTTGTCAGTATTGATGCGCTGGGCAAGCAGTCGTTCAAAGGCAAGGTGCTGCGTATCCATCCCACGATTGACCCGGCAACACGTCTTGGTCGTATTGAGGTGGCGCTGGACCCGGTTCCGCAAGGTGCGCGTGCCGGACAGTTTTGTCGCGTCAGTCTTGAAACCAGCGCCGAGCAGCGCTTGCTGGTGCCGTTCGCAGCTTTGCGTCGGGACCAGGATGGAGAATTCATTTATGTTGTCGGCAAGGACAGCAAGATTCAGAAGCGTATGGTCATAAGCGGCGTTCGCATGACTGACAAGGTGGAAGTTCGCAGCGGCCTTCAGCCGGGTGACCAGGCGGTAACACGCGGGTTCCTCGGCCTGGATGAAGGCAAGACAGTCAAGGTAGTAGGACAGGCAAGCACGGCGGACACGGAAAAGGCGCCGCAACAGCAAAACGAAAACAAGACACCGGAAGGGAAGTCGTCCAAACCCGAACAAGGCAAACTCGACAAACATGCGTAAAGGCGGACTGGCCAGCTGGTCAATTCATCACCCGGTAAGCACCGTGATGCTTACGCTCACCGCCATTGTTCTTGGCGCGTTTTCGCTCGGACAGCTTTCTACTGACCTGTTGCCCAAGCTGGTGTACCCGCAAATCGGTGTTCGTATCAATGATCCCGGTGTGTCCGCGCGTATCATGGAAGACCGGGTAACGCGACAACTGGAAGAGCAGCTCTCTATTGTTGAAGATGCCATTGGTGTTGAAACCCAGACTGGCGAAGGCAGCGTCTGGTTGAGCCTGCATTTTGAGTATGGCAAGGATGTCGATGTTGCCTTGCGCGACGCCAGCACCCGGCTTGATCGTGCACGCCGGTTCCTGCCCGATACCATAGACCCGCCGGTAATATTCAAGTACGACCCGTCACAAATTCCGGTTCTGGAATTTGTTGTCAGTTCATCCTTGCGTGACACGGTACAGCTGCGCAGCTGGGCCGATTACGATTTTGGTCGCCGCTTTATTAACCTGCCTGGTGTTGCCGCGGCAGAGATCGGTGGCGGGCTGGAGCGCGAAATCCACGTGATGCCGGACCAGCGTCGGTTGGCCGGTCTTGGTTTGTCTATCGAGCATGTCATTAACGCCATCCGTGAAGGCAATCGTGATGAGCCGTCCGGACGCCTGTTGATGTCGCGGCAGGAGTTTGGCAGCCGTACCTCGGGGCGCCTCAGCAGTATCGAGGCCATTGCCGCGCTGCCCTTGCGCATTGCTGATGGCCAGAGCATACCGCTGTCAGAAGTGGCGCAGGTTGTCGATACCCACCAGGATGAGCGCTTGCGGGTTCGCTATAACGGTCAGCCCGGAATCAAGATGTCGATCCAGAAGCAGCCGGAAGCCAATACCATTGACGTGGCGCAACTGGTGAAGTCACGCATGGCCTGGATGGATGCCAACGGCATGATCCCGGAAGATATACAGGTGCATACGGTTACGGATCAGTCATTGTATGTACAACGTGCGTTGAGCAATGCCGTCATGGCCGCGTTAAGCGGTGCCGTGCTGGCCATGATTGTTGTCTATCTTTTCCTTGGTAATATTCGCGGTACCCTGATTATCGGCAGCGCCATTCCGATTTCCATCATGCTGACTTTTGTGCTGATGTCACTGGGCGGCCTTACTTTTAATATTATGACGCTTGGTGGCCTGGCGCTGGGTGTCGGTATGCTGATCGACAATACCATAGTCATGCTGGAGAACATTGCCCGGCACAAGAAAGAAAAACATATTGATACGGAAAATGTTGCCAGCCCCAGGTCAGCGGACCTTGAGCGTGCACGCGAGGTGTCTACCGAGGCAGCATCTGAAGTAAACAGCGCCATTGTTGCCGCGACAACCACCAATCTTGCCGCGGTCCTGCCGTTCCTGTTTGTCGGCGGCCTTGTCGGGCTATTGTTCAAGGAGCTGATTTTCACTATCTCTGCCGCTATCGTTGGGTCGCTGGTGGTGGCATTGACCCTGGTACCCAGTCTCGCTGCACGCATGCGCAATTACGAAGGCAATGTTCTGTACCGCAAGGTGGATTCAATGGTGGCTCGCACCGCGACGGTTTATAGCGGGTTTATCAGGAAGTGCCTGGACTGGCCGGTCCGGATATTGCTGGGCTCCTCGGTGTTGTTGTTTGTTATTTTGCTGTTCATGTTTAACCCGAACAAGCAGGATTTTCTGCCCAGCATGGATGATGGCAACATTGTAATTGACGTTACCCTTGATACCGGTATTGCGTTTGAAGAAATGGATCGGCGCACCCGCGAGCTCGAAGACCTGGTGCACAAGCAAGGCGATGTTGAGGGTGTCTTTACCCTGGCCGGTGGCCGGATTTTTGGTCGCAGCGAACGTTATATCAGCAACAGTTCGACATTGAACGTGCAGCTGGTTCCGCTGGCCCAGCGTGATATCAGCGCCGAAGACTGGATCAAGAAATTCCAGGGCGCGGTGGCCAAGGCGCAACTGGCCGGTGTGCGCCTGCGTCCGCAAGTGCGCGGTGTTCGCGGCCTGCGTACGTCGAGCCGTGGCGAAGACGACGTCAGTGTCCGGGTTGAAGGGCCGGACCTGGACACGTTGACGAGCATTGGCGACCAGTTGATCAAGCTGCTTGATGGTGTTGCCGGAACCCGTAACGTCAGGCACTCGGCGGAAGACCGGCTGCAGGAGTTTGCCATCAATATTGATCGTAACCGCGCTGTTGAACTGGATATCGATGTAGCCGATGTAGCGCGCGCACTGCAGGTGGCGCTTGAAGGTCTGGTGATCAGCGAATACCTTGAGGGTGATCGCAGCTACGATATTCGCGTGCGCTTGCCACGTGCCGAGATCAACAGCCCGGATTCGGTCGGCAATATCCTGTTGTTCGGTGAAACGGGCAAGCGCCCGGCCATCTACCTGCGCGACGTGGCCCGCGCCGAACTGGTACCGGTGCCATCATCTATCAAGCGCGAGAACCAGGTGCGTATTGTAGAAGTCAGTGCTTCGCTGACCAAGGACCGGCCGTTGGGCGAGGTAATGGCCGAGGTTGAGAAACGGGTTTCAGGCTATACCGTGCCTGCAGGTTATTCGCTTTATTTCAGTGGCTCTGACCAGACGCTGAAACAGGGCAAGTCCATGGCCTACATTCTCCTTGGCCTGGCACTGTTCCTGGTATTCGTGGTCATGGCGGTGCAGTATGAATCGCTGCGCAATCCTGCCGTAATCCTGGTTTGTGCGCCGTATTCACTGGTAGGCGTATTTTTTGCACTGTTTATTACCCGAACCGACCTATCGATGCCGGTATGGCTCGGCATTATCATGCTTGTCGGTATAGTCGTGAACAATGCCATCGTGCTGGTGGAATACATTGAGATGTCGCGCCAGAAGGGGCTTGCCACAATCGAGGCTATTGTCATGGCCGGGCGCTTGCGTTTGCGACCAATCCTGATGACGACGCTGACCACGGTTGTTGGCATGTTGCCGCTGGCAATTGGTATTGGCGAGGGCGCCGAAATGCTCAGGCCGTTGGCGATTTCAATAGTAGGCGGTTTGTCATTTTCGGTCCTGGTAACGCTGGTGCTGGTTCCGGTGACCTACCTGTTAACCCATGGGCGTCATGATCAGTCCACACAAGTTACACGGCTGTCGACGGTAGCTTGAGGCTTAACTTGTATCGGACTATTGATTCACCGTGATCCTTCCAGTATAAAACACGTATATGAAATATTACTTTAGTCGTATGCGCGGCCATTCACGGCCATCACCGCGTAAACCGCTGACCAAGATCGCCTGGTCCTGGCTTGCCGCTTTTGTCGGTATCTACCTGGTCTCGTATATCAGCCAGGCATTGAGCACCAGTACAACTGACAACATGTTCCTGATCGGGTCTTTTGGCGCATCCGCTGTATTGTTGTACGGCACGCCTCAAGCCGAGTACGCGCAGCCGCGTAACCTGATTGGCGGCCACCTGTTATCGGCGCTGATTGGAATAACGATATACAAACTGGTGCCGCAGGACGTCATGCTTGCCAGTGCATTGGCGGTATCGCTCGCCATTGTTGTGATGCACTTTACCGTTACCCTGCATCCGCCCGGCGGCGCGACTGCGTTGATTGCAGTCATCGGCAGCGACCAGGTTCATTCGCTCGGATACTTGTTTGTATTGTTCCCGGTGCTGCTTGGCGCGGCAGTGTTGCTGGTCGTTGCCTTGCTGGTCAATAACCTGTCCGCCAATCCCAAGCGGCACTACCCGACATTCTGGTGGTAGAGCAGGCTGGAGATATTCCAGTCAGACGACAGTCTGACTATATCCTTTCAATGCCGGGTTCCCGGTTACATATCCGATAAAATCGGCCACTGGTCAGCCGCTTTTCCACGTCTTGCACGGTGCGTATATCGCATTCAAATGTTGGATTGCCCGGATCTTCGCGAAAATGCGGGGGTATTGCCGGGAAACTGAAGAATGGTGCCAAGTCTAGTGAGAATTTGACTCTTTCTAAATGCTGTCTATCTTTTAAAACTATGGAAATAATCCAGGTGAAGAGCACCCGCATCCAAAGCGGCAGGAGTCACCGAAAACAATAAGTATGACTGCTCGGTTAAGGGGTTTGAATTATGAGCAAGAAGTTTCGTCATTGGCAATTGGTTTCGCTGTTTTCGGTTTTAGTGGCTTCCGCCCTGCCGACCCAGGCTGCCGACTCCTACACCTTGTTCGAATCCGGGCAGGTCAGGCCGTTGACCATGTCGGAAAATGGCAAACTGTTGTTTGCTGCCAACACACCGGATAGTCGCGTCGAGATCTACCGTATTGCCGGTTCCGGCCTGCGCCATTGCGGATCGGTTACCACCGGGCTTGAACCGGTCGCCCTGGCATTGCGAAATGATCGTGAACTGTGGGTGGTCAACCACCTGTCAGACAGCGTCAGTGTTGTCGAAATCAATGCAGCCGCCTGCGATAACGGCAAGCATGACAACAACACCCCGGTTGCCAGGGTGGTGCGTACCTTGCTTGTCGGTGATGAGCCGCGAGATATCGTTTTTGCCGGGCCGGATCGCAGTCGTGCCTTTATTACCACGGCTCATCGCGGACAGAACAACAAGCGTGATCCCCAGTTAACCACACCCGGTGTTGGTCGTGCCGATGTCTGGGTGTTTGATGCCAACGGTGGTGATGACGAATTGACCGTGATTACCCTGTTTACCGACACGCCGCGCGCGCTGGCGGTATCGGCAGACGGCAAGAAAGTCTACGCGGCCGGTTTCTATACCGGTAACCAGACCACAACCGTACCGATGTCAGTTGTGGCCTATAATGGCGGGCTGCCGGCACCACTTACCAATTTTACCGGCGAATTGCAGCCACCAACCGGGCTGATTGTGCAATACACCGGTGATCAATGGCTCGACGAAATGGGCCGCAGCTGGAATGACTTTGTAAAATTCACGCTGCCTGATCGCGACGTGTTCGAGATTGATGCCATGGCCAACCCGCCGGCACCGGTTGCGGGTGGGTCCTGGTCCGGTGTTGGTACGGTATTGTTCAACATGGCCGTGAATCCGCAGAACGGCGCGATTTATGTCAGCAATACACAGGCCAATAACCATATTCGATTTGAAGGCCCGGGCATCTTTGCCAACAGCACTAACCGTGGCCAGATTGCCAAGAGCCATATTACCGTGCTGAAAGGTAACGACGTCATACCGCGCCATATCAACAAGCATATCAATTACGATCAGTGCTGCGACATGATTCCCAACGAGGAAAACAATCGCAGCCTGGCATTCCCGGTTGATATGACCGTCAGTTCCGATGGTCGCACCTTGTATGTGGCTGCCTACGGTTCCGCCAAGGTGGGTATTTTTGATACCCGCGCACTGGAGAACGACAGTTTTGTTCCTGATGATGGCAATCATGTTGAACTGAGTGGCGGCGGTCCGGCCGGCGTGGTGCTGGATGAACAGCGCAATCGCCTGTACGTGCTGACCCGGTTCAATAACTCGGTATCCGTGGTCGATCTCAAGAAGCGTCGCGAACTGACCAGTGTCGCCATGTATAACCCGGAACCTGAACATATCGTCAAGGGTCGCCGATTCCTCTACGATGCACGCTTTACCTCGAGTCACGGTGATTCCGCCTGCGCCAGCTGCCACATCTTTGGCGACATGGATTCGCTGGCCTGGGACCTGGGTAATCCGGATGCCACGACGATGCTGAACCCTAGCCCGTTGGTCGTTCATCCTGATGATGTCGGCATGAACCACATCTCGATTCATTTCCGTCCCATGAAAGGACCCATGACCACGCAGAGTTTTCGCGGCATGGCCAATCACGGCTCCATGCACTGGCGTGGTGACCGCAATGGCGGATTCCTGGAACCTAACCAGCAGCCCGACAGTGGTGTCTACAATGAAGCTGAAGCGTTCCGTCAGTTCAACCCGGCGTTCTTCGGCCTGGTAGGACGGTTCGCGCCATTGTCACCGGAAGATATGCAGGCGTTCACTGATTTTGCGCTCGAGATCATGTATCCGCCCAACCCGATCCGCAACCTGGATAACAGCCTGACTGCTGATCAGCAGGCTGGTCATGATTTCTTCTTTGGTGGCCTGTCCGATCCGTTTGCGGCCTGTAATGGCTGTCACGTGGTTGACCCGGATGGCAATGCCGAGTTTGGTGTCGACAAGCCTGGCTTCTATGGCGCCGATGGTCGCGCGACATTCGAACTGGGTCCGCAGATCATGAAAGTGCCGCACTTGCGCAACCTGTACCAGAAGGTGGGCATGTTTGGCATGGCGCGGTCACCGGACGGATTTATCCTGTCAGAGTCAGAAGATCCAGCTGTGCCCAATGCCCACACGGGTGAGCAGGTTCGTGGATTCGGTTTCTTCCATGATGGCAGTATCGACACGGTATTCCGGTTCCTGCGCACCATCGCGTTCCAGCATTCTGACGGTGGCCCGTTCCCGAACCCGGGTGGTTTTGACATAGGTCCGGCGGGTGATGACCAGCGGCGCCAGGTCGAGCAGTTTGTGATGGCGTTCCCGAGCAACCTGGCCCCGGTCGTCGGTCAGCAGGTGACTATAGCAGGCGGCAATGTTGCGGGGCTGTCGCGCCTGCAATTGCTGACGGCGCGTGCCGATGTCGGCGAGTGCGATCTTATTGCCAAGCGTCAGCGTGGCAACCGTGAGCAAGGCTATCTCTATACCGGCAATGCCAGTTTCCGTACTGATCGCAGTAACGAGGACAGTGTGCACCTGGTTCGCCTGGTCATGTCTGCCGGAAAAAACAACCCGGTTACCTTTACCTGCACGCCTCCTGGATCCGGTGTTCGCATGGGTATAGACCGAAATGAGGACGGTGTACTGGATGGTGACCGTCGCCATCGACATTAACTCGCCAGATCGTTGTAGTTGAAAAAGGCCGG
This DNA window, taken from Gammaproteobacteria bacterium, encodes the following:
- a CDS encoding efflux RND transporter periplasmic adaptor subunit, producing MINHFCGLGRVARILAIALMPVLLAGLNACSDSNKGKTRADGKPHLVEVSAARFERLGQTAERTGSLRALQSAKLFNQEEGRVTEVRVREGDVVQRNDILATLDDRLLSAEYNKADAGLRQARQDLHRLEQLKEKQLVSEEALSRARTAFDVASAEYKVLKTRLDYTRVRAPFDGTIAQRLVEPGDVAPKHTHMLTLVDPSLLITDVPVSELELPSVSVGGNAFVSIDALGKQSFKGKVLRIHPTIDPATRLGRIEVALDPVPQGARAGQFCRVSLETSAEQRLLVPFAALRRDQDGEFIYVVGKDSKIQKRMVISGVRMTDKVEVRSGLQPGDQAVTRGFLGLDEGKTVKVVGQASTADTEKAPQQQNENKTPEGKSSKPEQGKLDKHA
- a CDS encoding efflux RND transporter permease subunit, which translates into the protein MRKGGLASWSIHHPVSTVMLTLTAIVLGAFSLGQLSTDLLPKLVYPQIGVRINDPGVSARIMEDRVTRQLEEQLSIVEDAIGVETQTGEGSVWLSLHFEYGKDVDVALRDASTRLDRARRFLPDTIDPPVIFKYDPSQIPVLEFVVSSSLRDTVQLRSWADYDFGRRFINLPGVAAAEIGGGLEREIHVMPDQRRLAGLGLSIEHVINAIREGNRDEPSGRLLMSRQEFGSRTSGRLSSIEAIAALPLRIADGQSIPLSEVAQVVDTHQDERLRVRYNGQPGIKMSIQKQPEANTIDVAQLVKSRMAWMDANGMIPEDIQVHTVTDQSLYVQRALSNAVMAALSGAVLAMIVVYLFLGNIRGTLIIGSAIPISIMLTFVLMSLGGLTFNIMTLGGLALGVGMLIDNTIVMLENIARHKKEKHIDTENVASPRSADLERAREVSTEAASEVNSAIVAATTTNLAAVLPFLFVGGLVGLLFKELIFTISAAIVGSLVVALTLVPSLAARMRNYEGNVLYRKVDSMVARTATVYSGFIRKCLDWPVRILLGSSVLLFVILLFMFNPNKQDFLPSMDDGNIVIDVTLDTGIAFEEMDRRTRELEDLVHKQGDVEGVFTLAGGRIFGRSERYISNSSTLNVQLVPLAQRDISAEDWIKKFQGAVAKAQLAGVRLRPQVRGVRGLRTSSRGEDDVSVRVEGPDLDTLTSIGDQLIKLLDGVAGTRNVRHSAEDRLQEFAINIDRNRAVELDIDVADVARALQVALEGLVISEYLEGDRSYDIRVRLPRAEINSPDSVGNILLFGETGKRPAIYLRDVARAELVPVPSSIKRENQVRIVEVSASLTKDRPLGEVMAEVEKRVSGYTVPAGYSLYFSGSDQTLKQGKSMAYILLGLALFLVFVVMAVQYESLRNPAVILVCAPYSLVGVFFALFITRTDLSMPVWLGIIMLVGIVVNNAIVLVEYIEMSRQKGLATIEAIVMAGRLRLRPILMTTLTTVVGMLPLAIGIGEGAEMLRPLAISIVGGLSFSVLVTLVLVPVTYLLTHGRHDQSTQVTRLSTVA
- a CDS encoding HPP family protein, which translates into the protein MKYYFSRMRGHSRPSPRKPLTKIAWSWLAAFVGIYLVSYISQALSTSTTDNMFLIGSFGASAVLLYGTPQAEYAQPRNLIGGHLLSALIGITIYKLVPQDVMLASALAVSLAIVVMHFTVTLHPPGGATALIAVIGSDQVHSLGYLFVLFPVLLGAAVLLVVALLVNNLSANPKRHYPTFWW